One part of the Thermoanaerobacterium sp. CMT5567-10 genome encodes these proteins:
- a CDS encoding spore coat protein, with protein MISNTGITDKDIMMGVLGDYKLAIDVLSHAATEAANESLKKDFINALNSTFEEQKQVWNAINQRGWYSVKPAQMQEIQETKNKFRQPAGVM; from the coding sequence ATGATAAGTAATACAGGTATAACAGATAAAGACATTATGATGGGAGTGCTGGGCGATTACAAACTTGCTATCGATGTACTTTCACATGCAGCAACTGAGGCCGCCAATGAAAGTCTTAAAAAGGATTTTATTAATGCTTTAAATTCAACATTTGAAGAGCAAAAGCAAGTATGGAATGCTATTAATCAAAGAGGTTGGTACTCAGTAAAGCCGGCACAAATGCAAGAAATACAGGAGACGAAAAATAAATTTAGACAACCAGCCGGCGTTATGTAA
- a CDS encoding spore coat protein, whose product MPQITSKELMYLDDVLSLQDHMVKCLNDGATRLKDQQLKALCQNLASRCQNNFNSIMKNLE is encoded by the coding sequence TTGCCACAGATAACAAGCAAAGAATTGATGTATCTAGATGATGTGCTTTCGCTTCAAGATCATATGGTAAAGTGTTTGAACGATGGTGCGACGAGGCTTAAGGATCAGCAACTAAAAGCACTTTGCCAGAATTTAGCTAGTAGATGTCAAAATAATTTTAACTCTATCATGAAAAACTTAGAATAA
- a CDS encoding MazG-like family protein: METKYKAISLPQLNNLKPSLESTALKLMEEAGELAQAIGKFRGLNGENITMSNKDVAEKISEELLDVAQVAVSMMFVLEDQYSINIDEKLNEHIEKLKRKGYIK, encoded by the coding sequence ATGGAGACAAAGTATAAAGCTATAAGTTTACCTCAACTTAATAATCTTAAGCCTTCCTTGGAGTCTACCGCATTGAAGCTTATGGAAGAAGCGGGGGAGTTAGCACAGGCAATAGGAAAATTCAGGGGATTAAATGGAGAAAATATAACGATGTCTAATAAAGATGTGGCAGAGAAAATCTCAGAAGAACTTCTAGATGTTGCACAAGTAGCTGTGTCTATGATGTTTGTCTTGGAGGATCAATATAGTATAAATATTGATGAAAAATTGAATGAGCATATCGAGAAATTGAAGAGAAAAGGATATATCAAATGA
- a CDS encoding FAD-dependent thymidylate synthase: MLMRKLTEGEERLLKKFVTNLYGPVYFIHSLPEFIIPPINSKVSRKDTSWRLNILESLTSGDLDINDFLTTSEIPMDVAIQKAKAFHEKWVEKFGHSSIAEQNLMHLCIEDTSRYLSGDIELMNKRPSFIEWSQRYQRPTRDRFMIPPELDDYPDLKEKFIKVWNISFDAYEALVAELTEFLKSTVERNEHESDKAYINRISKIAFEDARYALLLSAKTSFAVALNALDLQDIIRKLQSHGTKEAEILAENIINEAEKIAPSMMRHLSPSKYQLAVNKDMEKIAKGYNFNDNSETSDVKLIDYTGKNGEMTFLDILSMHILFSYTGKPIDGIIKTVKALSREEKAYIVESAASKMDQFDHLIEPFRAVRYKFQLKVSEAAWHQLLRHRMINFNAYKPTVENGYTVPSNVEKAGCVDVLKKAIDESEKLYMELSEKLPNVCPYVVTNAHRRIVLMDTDLWAFDHFANLRCTPEAQWDIRNISYKMLDIIKEKTPEVSKFLARRKQS, translated from the coding sequence ATGTTAATGAGAAAATTGACGGAAGGTGAAGAAAGGCTATTAAAAAAATTTGTGACGAATTTATACGGCCCGGTTTATTTTATACATTCACTGCCAGAGTTTATAATCCCTCCCATCAATTCTAAAGTAAGCAGGAAGGATACTAGCTGGAGGTTAAATATATTAGAGTCTCTAACATCAGGCGATCTTGATATAAATGATTTTCTTACAACTTCTGAAATTCCGATGGATGTGGCGATACAGAAAGCCAAGGCTTTTCATGAAAAGTGGGTAGAAAAGTTTGGACATTCTTCTATAGCAGAACAGAATTTGATGCATTTGTGCATAGAGGATACTTCTAGATACTTATCTGGTGACATTGAACTGATGAATAAAAGGCCTTCGTTTATTGAATGGAGCCAAAGATATCAAAGACCAACCAGAGACAGGTTTATGATTCCTCCAGAACTTGATGATTATCCGGATTTAAAGGAAAAGTTTATAAAAGTCTGGAATATTTCTTTTGATGCATATGAAGCACTTGTAGCTGAACTTACAGAATTTTTGAAGTCAACTGTCGAGAGGAATGAGCATGAAAGTGACAAAGCCTACATAAATAGAATAAGCAAAATAGCTTTTGAAGATGCTCGATATGCACTCTTGTTGTCTGCTAAAACCAGCTTTGCTGTCGCGTTAAATGCTCTTGACTTACAAGATATAATAAGAAAACTGCAATCTCATGGCACGAAAGAAGCGGAAATATTAGCAGAGAATATCATAAATGAAGCAGAAAAAATAGCACCAAGCATGATGAGACATTTAAGCCCGTCAAAATATCAATTGGCTGTTAATAAAGATATGGAGAAAATAGCTAAGGGCTATAATTTTAACGATAATTCAGAAACATCAGATGTTAAGCTGATTGATTATACAGGTAAGAACGGCGAAATGACATTTCTTGATATACTATCAATGCATATTCTCTTTTCATACACTGGAAAACCTATTGATGGAATAATAAAAACGGTTAAAGCTCTTAGCAGAGAAGAAAAGGCTTATATAGTAGAATCTGCAGCATCAAAGATGGATCAGTTTGATCATCTGATAGAACCTTTTAGAGCTGTAAGGTATAAATTTCAGTTAAAAGTAAGTGAAGCGGCATGGCATCAATTGCTTAGGCACAGAATGATTAATTTCAATGCTTATAAGCCTACAGTTGAAAATGGATATACTGTACCGTCCAATGTCGAAAAAGCTGGATGTGTTGATGTATTAAAAAAGGCAATTGATGAATCTGAAAAATTGTACATGGAGTTGTCTGAAAAATTACCTAATGTATGTCCTTATGTCGTTACAAATGCGCATAGAAGGATTGTATTGATGGATACAGATCTGTGGGCATTTGACCATTTTGCTAATTTAAGATGTACACCGGAAGCCCAGTGGGATATAAGAAATATTTCATATAAAATGCTTGATATCATTAAAGAAAAAACACCTGAAGTATCAAAGTTTTTAGCCAGAAGGAAACAATCGTAA